The genomic DNA TGAAAATACCTTTTAAATAACTATTTTTGTACACGCTTTTATAGCGTTTGCTGCACGCCCCACGTCAGCTAATTGCCTGGTCAGTTTGGCCCGGAATCAGGTGGTCAACATCTCCATAACATACAGTATAGGCTTATCGTAACCTTTTAATCTCAAAAACAGTTTCAGGTTTTCATCTAAGGCTAATTTCTTAGTTTCCTTAATGCGCTCTTCAACTGCTACCTTAACAGTCTCCGGCACTTTGATACTTACTCCGGCTTTTAGATGGTGTTCCAAAGCACCCATCACTTTTATGAATTCAGTTTCCCTTTTTTTAAGGTCTGCTATGGAGTTCAGCGATTTACGGTCAAGGGTGTAATTCTTACCATATTCTTTTTGTGGTGTCCATTTTTCTTGCCCTTCATATTTCACCTTGTAATATAAATTCCACTTCTTATTTTCGCTATCTTTGTATAGCTTCGGCTGAGTGTAGTCAACAATTTTCATAATATAATAACGCCATTAAAGTTAATAATTTTTTCCCTTTTTTTTCCCTTTTTGCGTTAAAGCAAGGGAATTTAAGACAAATATGATAACTTTATATTTGCAAATTAGCCGGAGATACAGCAAGGATGCCAGTAAAAGGAAACCAGTTCAGGACAAATAGTTTTAGAGATGAAGAGGCGCCGCGTACTAAGGGCGGTAAAGCCGAAAAAGCGAAGCCGTCTCGGCTTCAGCGTGAGGCGTTTTCCTTTAGACAGCTGCGCGATGAACGGGTTTTAAAGATCACTGGCTTATTCTTTATCGTTCTTTCGGCGTTTTTCCTTATCGCGTTTACCTCTTACCTTTTTACCTGGGAGCAGGATCAAAGCTATGTGTCGCCTGCAAACGGCGGCTGGCAAAATTTGTTTAAAACTACCAAAGAGCTAATGGAAAGCGGTGTAAACAGCCCAGTAGTAGATAACTGGCTGGGTAAGTTTGGTGCGCTTCTGGCAAATCAATTCATATTCGAGTGGTTTGGTGTAGCATCATTTATTTTTGTATTTATCTTCTTTATAGTTGGTTTCAGGCTGCTGTTTAAAATACGTTTGTTCTCTCTGGCCAAAATGCTTGCTTACTGCTTGTTTGGTATTGTTTTCATATCTATAACAATCGGGTTTATCCACGGGATGATCATTGATTACCCGCATTATCTTGAAGGTGAGTTCGGCTACTGGAGCAATCGTTTGCTCAGTGCCCAGGTTGGCCATGCAGGTACCGGCGGAATACTGGCGTTCGCGGGCTTGACAGTGCTTATCATTGCTTATAACATCGATTTCAAACTACCCACTCGTCGCGAACGCACTAACGAGGAACATGTCGATCGTGTTGCTCCGGAGCCTGTTGAATTAGTTGAGGAGGAGATATCTTTACCAGTAGAATGGCCACGCAATGGCCGTACCCGCAATGAGGTAGCTGCAGAAAACGCCGTAAAAAGCGTGACTTTAGAGCCCGTTGTTGCCGCACCGTTGGTGCAAAATACTATAGTTCATGAGCCCATAGTGCTCACCCCTGAACCATTTGCAACCAGCGAACCTGAAGAAGAAACGGAAATACCGCTTACCATAGATGTGGCACGCCCCACACCAGTAATGAACATCGAGAAAAGCGACGATGATAAAGCTAAGGCGCTGGTTGATGAATTTGGTACTTATGACCATACGCTGGAACTAGCATCTTATAAATACCCTACGCTTGACTTGCTGGAGAATTACGGCTCTAACAAGATCGCCGTTAATACAGATGAGTTAGAGGCTAACAAGAACAAAATTGTTGAGACGCTTAATCATTACAATATCGAGATTGATAAGATTAAGGCGACAATTGGTCCAACGGTTACTTTATACGAGATCATACCGGCGCCGGGCGTGCGTATCTCTAAGATAAAGAACCTGGAGGATGATATTGCGTTGAGTCTTGCCGCTTTGGGTATCCGTATTATTGCGCCGATGCCAGGTAAGGGTACCATCGGTATAGAGGTTCCAAATTCGCATCCGGAGATGGTGTCCATGCGGTCGGTACTCGCGACTGAAAAATGGCAGAACAATACCATGGATCTACCCATTGCAATGGGAAAAACCATCTCTAACGAAGTGTTTATTGCCGACCTTGCTAAGATGCCACACTTGCTGGTTGCAGGTGCTACGGGTCAGGGTAAATCGGTTGGTATAAACGCGATACTGGTTTCGCTGCTCTACAAAAAGCACCCCGCGGAACTTAAATTTGTGCTCGTCGATCCAAAAAAGGTGGAGCTAACGTTGTTCCGCAAGATAGAAAGGCACTTTCTGGCCAAACTACCGGATGATGGCGACGCTATTATAACCGACACCAAAAAGGTGGTAAATACGCTAAATTCACTCTGTATTGAGATGGATCAGCGCTACGACCTGCTTAAAGATGCCCAGGTACGTAACCTGCGCGAATACAATACCAAATTTGTAAACCGTAAGATAAGTGATCCTGAAAAGCACCGTTACTTGCCGTTTATAGTATTGGTGATCGATGAGTTCGCCGACCTGATGATGACCGCAGGTAAAGAAGTAGAGCAGCCAATAGCACGTATAGCGCAGCTGGCACGTGCCGTGGGTATTCACCTGGTTATTGCTACGCAGCGTCCGTCGGTAAACGTTATCACGGGTACCATCAAGGCCAACTTCCCGGCAAGACTTGCCTTTAGAGTGTTGTCCAAGATTGACTCCCGTACTATTTTAGATGCCGGTGGTGCCGATCAGTTGATAGGGCGGGGGGACATGCTGCTGTCTACAGGAAGCGATCTTATACGTCTTCAGTGCGCCTTTGTGGATACCCCCGAGGTGGAAAAAATATCAGAGTTCATAGGCAATCAACGCGGTTATGCAACTGCAATGTACCTGCCTGAGTATGTTGGAGACGGGGAAGCAGGAAGCAGCCCGAAAGAGTTTGACCCGGACGACCGGGACCCGATGTTTGAGGATGCAGCCCGTTTGATTGTATTACATCAGCAAGGCTCTACATCCCTCATTCAGCGTAAAATGAAATTGGGTTACAACCGTGCAGGACGTATTATTGACCAGTTGGAAGCCGCAGGGATTGTTGGTGCATTTGAAGGCAGCAAAGCCCGTGATGTGCTTTTCCCTGACGAGTACAGCCTGGAGCGTCATCTCGAAGAGCTACAAAAACCACGCGATTAAACCAATTAGAGCGGCCATCATCTAAACTATTATAAAACCCGTTTGCTATTTACGGGTTTGTAAAGGAGTCATTATGAAAAAAGCAGCACTATTTATATTCGCCCTATTGTTTTCGGCAACTGCCGTTTTCGCCCAAAAGGACAGCGACGCAAAAACCATCCTGAATAAACTAAGCAAGCAATATCGTACCTACGATGCGGTTAAAACCAACTTTAGTTTATTAATAGATAACCAGCAAGCAAACGTAAAAGAAACCCAAACGGGTACGTTGGTGGCGCGTTCAAAAATAAATAAGTACAAAGTTACCATATACCAGCCGGGCAAAACTAATGCTGTAACTCAGGAGATCATAAGTGATGGTAAAAGCCAGTGGACCTACTTGAAAGATGCGAACGAAGTACAGCTGGCAAACGCGGACAACAGCGACGACGGCTTCAACCCGGCTAAAATATTCACCATGTACGAGAAGGGGTATAAATACATTTATATCGGTTTACAAAAAGCAGGCGGTAAAACTTACCAGGTGGTAGACCTTACTCCTGAAGATGCAAAAGCCTCGTTCTTTAAAGTAAGGCTGATGATAGATAAGGCTAAAAACCAGCTATACAGTGCTATGATCTTTGATAAAAATGGCAGCCGTTATACCTACACGCTAAAAACTTTCGCCCCCGTGAAAGTGACAGATGCCGCTTTTACTTACGATAAGAAAGCTCATCCGGGTGCAGAACTGGTAGACCTCAGATAAGTTTATGTGGTAAACTGTTAGGGTGAAAAGCAGGTGATAAGATGCATCCTGCTTTGTGCAGATAGCATTTATATAACGTTATTGATAAGGCTAGTACTTAGCTTGAAGCTAGTAAAACACATACATGCAGGCAGAAGAAATTGAACGGCTGATAAGGATAAGCAAGGAAAGGCCATTATTGCCGGAAACCTACGTGCCCTGGCAGGAGCAACCTAAAGCTAACGACCTTTACCTGCCTGAAAAGCTTACGTCGCTGGAAGGGACGCCCTTATACCACACTTTAACACCGCAACAAAAAACAGACCTTGGCCGACATGAGGCGGTACAGGTGCTGTATTCCTATGGCTGGGGCGAAGCATTGTTTTGTGTATTTATGACGCGGTATCTGCTTCAGTTGCCGCCAGATGGCCCTGAGCACCGGTTTCTCATCCGTGAGATCATAGAAGAATATCGCCACCAGGAGATGTTCTCCCAAGCTATTATACAGCTAAACGGTGAAGCGTTGCCGCCAACAAAAATGCATCAGTTTATTGGCAAATTCAGCACTAACTATTTACCTGCCGATTTCCTATTTATGGGTAGCCTGGCGGTTGAACTTATAACCGATATGTACGGCAATTACAGCAGGAGGGCGCCTGAAATATATGTTGTATTGCGAAAAGTGTTTGAGTTGCACAATATTGAGGAAGGAAGGCACATCCATTTTACCAAGGGCTTGCTGCAAACCTATACAGCAAAAGCAGGGTACATCAGAAAAACCCTATACAGTTTTGTAATACTGATGAACATTTACTTTGTGCGCACCATGTATGTACGTAAGGAGATATATGAACGTATAGGCATTAACAACGCTGATGCAGTTTTTAAAGAAGCCACCCGCAACTACCGCAGTAAATTCACGCAAAATTGCCTTGGCCATATTATTGAGTTTGTTGACAGCTGGGGCGGTTTCAATCTCCTAACACGATGGGCGTGGAGATGGTTATTGCATGCGAAAGTGTAAAGGCGACGGTACGGCTGCCCTTCTTTCCAGTAACTAGGTATCTAACTCATTAGTCATGCTGAACTTGTTTCAGCACCTCACAATCTAGGAGACTAAGCTATCAGGTAGTTCAAGATCATTCTTAAGGTCTCTCATTTCCGGATTAACGCTCTGTATCAAGTTAATCTTCCACTGCCGTTTCCAATTTTTCAACTGCTTCTCACGGGCGATCGCATCTTCAACGCGGTGGAAGTGTTCATGATAAATCAGATCAAATAAGTGGTATTGCTTTACAAATGCCGAGCCTTCGCCATTAATATGCTGCCAAATTCTTGCTCGCAAATCGGCGGTAACACCGATATAGAATGTCGTACGATATTGGTTCGACATAATGTAAATGTGTGCTTGTTTATAAAGCATCATGTTAGATAAAGTTCACTAACCGTACATGAGGTGCTGAAACAAGTTCAGCATGACAAAGGGTAGTAATAGATTAAACCCTTATATAAATATTCCTTTTCTCCAGTAATTTACCCACCAGCCAGCAAACCAACATATAGCTTACAGCAAACAATAAAGAACCTACCGGACCGGGCGCTATGGCCTGGTAAAAGGAATGGTTTACGGTATCAAAAAAACTTTTGCCTCCAAGCGGAATCATCCAGAAAGCTATGATAAGTATTTCTGACAAAATGTAGATAGCTAACGGGTTTTTACCTACCGTAGTGAAGAATGCGGGCCAATTAGCTGCTCTCCAGCTACGAACTTCTACAGCGTAAATAAGCGCGGAAATTATTACCAGGTCAAGTCCAACAGTGAGCAGGGTGAAGGGGCTGGTCCATAGTTTTTTTCCTATAGGGAAGCTCATGTTCCAGCACAAAGCAATGAATATGAACAGGCAGCCTACTAACAGCATTTTTGCAAGTGCTTCGTACTCTTTTCCTTTTTGCTGAATGAATCTGCCAGCGTAATAGCCACAAATAACGTTTACTATAGCCGGCAGCGTACTGAGTATCCCTTCAGGGTCAAATGGCACTCCTTCGCCATGATAAAGGTGATTGTCGCCCAAAATAAATTTATCCAGATAGGTGCCCGCATTGGTAAGCATCCCATATGGAGCATCATGATCGCCGAAGGCAAGTAGGATAACCTGGTAGCCTACCAGTAACAAAATGCTGATAACTACAACCGTTCTGAAAGATTTAACAAAGTAAACGATAACGGAGGCGAACAGGTAGCATAAGGCTATTCGCTGCAGCACGCCCATTACACGGGTATGGCTAAACGGTTTAAAGCCCCAAACACCATTGTGCTGCTCAAAAAATGGGAACCAATACATTAAGTAGCCTAGCAGGAAAATAATAACCGCACGTTTAAATATTCTGCCCAACACCGCGCTTGTTGTCATTTGCGCAAACCTTTTTGATGTAAAGCTCATGGCATTACCTACCGCAAAAAGAAATGACGGAAAAACCAGGTCAGTAGGCGTGAAACCGAACCATGCAGCATGTTCTAACGGCGAAAAAGGCGCCGAGCCACTGCCGGGCGTGTTAACAATGATCATGAAACAAATGGTAAGTCCGCGGAACACATCCAGGGAAAGGAACCGCTCGGCTTTTGCATCCATAATAAACTAGGCTTGTAGTTGTGGTTTATAAAGGCAAGATAGAAAATAATTAATTCTAAAAGCGTCTCCTGATTAAAGATGCTGAAGTTTTTAAAAATATGATGAAAGTAACTATGGTTTGATATAGTAATTTGAAAAACCTGTTTGATTAGGCGTACGTTATGCTATTTTTGAAAACTCTGATGTTGACCATTACCAACCATACGCTCGAAAAACTGGAACTGTTATTAAAAACGGCAGGGTACAGGGTGCGTTATGAAAAAGGGAATTTTAAAACAGGTGCTTGCCTGCTGCAAAATAGCAGGATTGTTGTGGTGAATAAATTTGCCAACCTGGAAAGCAGGATAGCGGCTGTTGCTGAACTGGCCCGTAGCCTTGAAATTGATATTCACCTGCTAGACGAAAAACAGGCAGCATTCTTGCACCAGCTAAAGCAAACAACTTTACAACTGTGATATTTACCTTCCTTGGCACCGGAACCTCGCAGGGCGTACCTGTAATAGCCTGCGAATGCGAGGTGTGTACTTCTGTTAACACGCACGATAAACGCTTGCGTACGTCCGTACTGATAGAGGCTGAGGATAAAACAATTGCGATAGATTCCGGGCCCGATTTCAGGTATCAGATGCTCCGCGCCGGGGTAAAACACCTGGACGCCATAGTTTTCACCCATGAGCATAAAGACCACGTTGCCGGTATGGACGATATCAGGGCCTTCAACTACAAGCAAAATACCGCTGTCGACATCTATGCGGAAGCTCGCGTTCAGGAGGCATTAACAAGAGAGTTTC from Mucilaginibacter terrenus includes the following:
- a CDS encoding FtsK/SpoIIIE family DNA translocase, with product MPVKGNQFRTNSFRDEEAPRTKGGKAEKAKPSRLQREAFSFRQLRDERVLKITGLFFIVLSAFFLIAFTSYLFTWEQDQSYVSPANGGWQNLFKTTKELMESGVNSPVVDNWLGKFGALLANQFIFEWFGVASFIFVFIFFIVGFRLLFKIRLFSLAKMLAYCLFGIVFISITIGFIHGMIIDYPHYLEGEFGYWSNRLLSAQVGHAGTGGILAFAGLTVLIIAYNIDFKLPTRRERTNEEHVDRVAPEPVELVEEEISLPVEWPRNGRTRNEVAAENAVKSVTLEPVVAAPLVQNTIVHEPIVLTPEPFATSEPEEETEIPLTIDVARPTPVMNIEKSDDDKAKALVDEFGTYDHTLELASYKYPTLDLLENYGSNKIAVNTDELEANKNKIVETLNHYNIEIDKIKATIGPTVTLYEIIPAPGVRISKIKNLEDDIALSLAALGIRIIAPMPGKGTIGIEVPNSHPEMVSMRSVLATEKWQNNTMDLPIAMGKTISNEVFIADLAKMPHLLVAGATGQGKSVGINAILVSLLYKKHPAELKFVLVDPKKVELTLFRKIERHFLAKLPDDGDAIITDTKKVVNTLNSLCIEMDQRYDLLKDAQVRNLREYNTKFVNRKISDPEKHRYLPFIVLVIDEFADLMMTAGKEVEQPIARIAQLARAVGIHLVIATQRPSVNVITGTIKANFPARLAFRVLSKIDSRTILDAGGADQLIGRGDMLLSTGSDLIRLQCAFVDTPEVEKISEFIGNQRGYATAMYLPEYVGDGEAGSSPKEFDPDDRDPMFEDAARLIVLHQQGSTSLIQRKMKLGYNRAGRIIDQLEAAGIVGAFEGSKARDVLFPDEYSLERHLEELQKPRD
- a CDS encoding LolA family protein, with amino-acid sequence MKKAALFIFALLFSATAVFAQKDSDAKTILNKLSKQYRTYDAVKTNFSLLIDNQQANVKETQTGTLVARSKINKYKVTIYQPGKTNAVTQEIISDGKSQWTYLKDANEVQLANADNSDDGFNPAKIFTMYEKGYKYIYIGLQKAGGKTYQVVDLTPEDAKASFFKVRLMIDKAKNQLYSAMIFDKNGSRYTYTLKTFAPVKVTDAAFTYDKKAHPGAELVDLR
- a CDS encoding diiron oxygenase, which encodes MQAEEIERLIRISKERPLLPETYVPWQEQPKANDLYLPEKLTSLEGTPLYHTLTPQQKTDLGRHEAVQVLYSYGWGEALFCVFMTRYLLQLPPDGPEHRFLIREIIEEYRHQEMFSQAIIQLNGEALPPTKMHQFIGKFSTNYLPADFLFMGSLAVELITDMYGNYSRRAPEIYVVLRKVFELHNIEEGRHIHFTKGLLQTYTAKAGYIRKTLYSFVILMNIYFVRTMYVRKEIYERIGINNADAVFKEATRNYRSKFTQNCLGHIIEFVDSWGGFNLLTRWAWRWLLHAKV
- a CDS encoding GIY-YIG nuclease family protein, coding for MMLYKQAHIYIMSNQYRTTFYIGVTADLRARIWQHINGEGSAFVKQYHLFDLIYHEHFHRVEDAIAREKQLKNWKRQWKINLIQSVNPEMRDLKNDLELPDSLVS
- a CDS encoding acyltransferase family protein, which encodes MDAKAERFLSLDVFRGLTICFMIIVNTPGSGSAPFSPLEHAAWFGFTPTDLVFPSFLFAVGNAMSFTSKRFAQMTTSAVLGRIFKRAVIIFLLGYLMYWFPFFEQHNGVWGFKPFSHTRVMGVLQRIALCYLFASVIVYFVKSFRTVVVISILLLVGYQVILLAFGDHDAPYGMLTNAGTYLDKFILGDNHLYHGEGVPFDPEGILSTLPAIVNVICGYYAGRFIQQKGKEYEALAKMLLVGCLFIFIALCWNMSFPIGKKLWTSPFTLLTVGLDLVIISALIYAVEVRSWRAANWPAFFTTVGKNPLAIYILSEILIIAFWMIPLGGKSFFDTVNHSFYQAIAPGPVGSLLFAVSYMLVCWLVGKLLEKRNIYIRV